Proteins encoded together in one Campylobacter anatolicus window:
- a CDS encoding phage tail protein: MACSRNLDNNDLFAIAKLPKTYKPLLTQGSAKDLVIKFIMQVSNSSNITLKVD, translated from the coding sequence GTGGCGTGTTCAAGAAATTTGGACAATAATGACCTTTTTGCTATCGCAAAGCTACCAAAGACATACAAACCACTTTTAACACAAGGTAGTGCTAAAGATTTGGTTATTAAATTTATAATGCAAGTTAGCAATAGCTCAAATATCACACTAAAAGTTGATAA
- a CDS encoding diacylglycerol kinase: MRNQPKYNFFKNTRYALEGLAEIYKNENAFKIELCLIVMLIAVSFALPFEAFMRLSTIVSLLFVLFAECINSAIERVVDLVTSEICPLAKVAKDAGSAAVFISISIAVLTWLFAIWSIF, translated from the coding sequence ATGCGAAATCAACCAAAATATAACTTTTTCAAAAATACTCGCTACGCACTTGAAGGACTTGCTGAAATTTATAAAAACGAAAATGCATTTAAGATAGAGCTTTGTTTAATAGTCATGCTTATAGCAGTGTCATTTGCATTGCCGTTTGAAGCGTTTATGCGACTTAGTACGATTGTATCGCTATTATTTGTGCTATTTGCCGAGTGCATAAATTCTGCTATCGAGCGTGTAGTTGATCTGGTAACAAGTGAGATTTGCCCACTCGCAAAAGTAGCAAAGGATGCTGGAAGTGCAGCGGTGTTTATTAGTATAAGTATAGCCGTTTTAACTTGGCTTTTTGCAATATGGAGCATATTTTGA
- a CDS encoding replication/maintenance protein RepL, producing MNEQETAILGAILGEKKLDVITLLIKRANSDGFVNLSVCEICEILNVSKPTAISTIKLLKSAKAIKKIKNGVYKLNFKEKE from the coding sequence TTGAACGAGCAAGAGACGGCGATACTTGGTGCGATTTTAGGTGAGAAAAAGCTTGACGTTATCACGTTACTTATTAAGCGAGCAAACTCGGATGGGTTTGTAAATTTAAGTGTGTGTGAGATATGTGAGATATTAAATGTCAGCAAACCGACCGCTATCAGTACTATAAAATTGCTAAAGAGTGCAAAAGCCATAAAAAAGATCAAAAATGGCGTTTATAAATTAAATTTTAAGGAGAAAGAGTGA
- a CDS encoding tetratricopeptide repeat protein, with protein MRKILTFLAVCMAVFGSSNDDMRGCITKGEAASCEKFLTNLQKECNKGDLLKCYYLGDYYAKGYDGYKDLIKAFEVFNATCDKGSAESCYEASVFYLKGEGAEFSFEKSAERLNKACKFGSKRACNVLEYVPR; from the coding sequence GTGAGAAAAATTTTAACTTTTCTAGCCGTTTGTATGGCAGTATTTGGCTCATCAAATGACGATATGCGTGGCTGTATAACTAAAGGTGAAGCAGCATCGTGTGAGAAATTTTTAACAAATTTACAAAAAGAGTGCAACAAAGGCGACCTATTAAAGTGCTATTATTTGGGTGATTATTACGCCAAAGGCTATGACGGATATAAAGATCTTATCAAGGCTTTCGAAGTATTTAACGCCACTTGTGATAAAGGAAGTGCTGAGAGCTGCTACGAAGCGTCGGTATTTTATCTAAAAGGTGAAGGAGCCGAGTTTAGCTTTGAAAAATCTGCTGAAAGACTAAATAAGGCTTGCAAATTTGGCAGCAAACGTGCTTGCAATGTGTTAGAATATGTACCAAGATAG
- a CDS encoding ribonucleotide-diphosphate reductase subunit beta, whose amino-acid sequence MNRKRIYNPSSNETLTDRRVFGGNPHGILNFTKAKYQWALKLWDLMEANTWFPKEVDTTDDVRDYAYNLTEAEKRMYDLVWSQLISMDSFQTNNLADNINPYITAPEINACLARQAYEEANHSKSYAVMVEAICDNTDLIYEMEKHDEVLREKNDYISSVYEELAGEVTDEKLLLAMVANQILEGIYFYSGFTAIYALARAGKMLGSAQMIRFIQRDEITHLLLFQNMINSVRNERPDLFTQATEAKIYEMFQKAGALEIKWGQYITQNQIMGFTDDIIEQYIHYLIDQRLVAIGLKRRYNVAHPIKWVDDFAKFNDQKSNFFEAKVTNYSKGSISFDDF is encoded by the coding sequence ATGAATAGAAAACGAATTTACAACCCAAGCTCAAACGAGACACTTACCGATAGGCGTGTATTTGGTGGCAATCCACACGGGATTTTAAACTTCACTAAAGCAAAATACCAATGGGCGTTAAAGCTATGGGATCTAATGGAGGCAAACACTTGGTTTCCAAAAGAGGTAGATACCACAGATGATGTCAGAGATTATGCATATAACTTAACAGAGGCTGAAAAACGTATGTATGACCTTGTTTGGTCTCAACTCATCTCAATGGATAGTTTTCAGACGAATAACCTAGCTGATAACATCAATCCATACATAACGGCACCTGAGATAAACGCCTGTTTAGCACGTCAAGCCTACGAAGAGGCAAACCACTCAAAGTCTTACGCTGTTATGGTTGAAGCGATATGTGATAATACTGATCTCATATACGAGATGGAAAAACACGACGAGGTGTTGCGTGAGAAAAACGACTACATCTCAAGTGTATATGAAGAGTTAGCAGGCGAGGTAACAGATGAGAAGCTACTTCTTGCAATGGTAGCAAATCAAATTTTAGAAGGGATTTATTTTTACAGTGGATTTACGGCGATTTATGCCTTAGCAAGGGCTGGGAAAATGCTAGGTTCAGCTCAGATGATACGCTTTATCCAGCGTGATGAAATAACCCACCTTTTGCTTTTTCAAAATATGATAAACTCTGTTCGCAATGAGCGTCCAGACCTTTTTACTCAAGCGACAGAGGCAAAAATTTATGAGATGTTTCAAAAGGCTGGTGCTTTGGAGATAAAATGGGGGCAATATATCACACAAAACCAAATTATGGGTTTTACCGATGACATAATAGAGCAATACATCCACTATCTAATAGACCAACGCCTTGTGGCTATTGGCTTAAAACGTCGCTACAACGTGGCTCATCCTATAAAATGGGTAGATGACTTTGCGAAATTTAACGACCAAAAGTCAAATTTCTTTGAGGCAAAAGTTACAAACTACTCAAAGGGTAGCATAAGCTTTGACGACTTCTGA